From Microbacterium pseudoresistens, the proteins below share one genomic window:
- a CDS encoding FAD-dependent oxidoreductase — MNNSTTRSTRVAVVGAGIAGSSAAFALLNAGYDVQLFEQAAEIREVGAGVGIRATTAKHLRRWGVWEEFASRSAFSPHIQIRGARNELFVRERWPQLTDDPGEERARFIHRADLLDIFMSRIGPDRVHTRHRLASLEQGGDGARLEFENGHVAEFDLIVGADGIRSVVRDCVFGPTPTVYSGFHAYRAIVNDPEAFELAPDNALRILVADGIQIYLVPLHHRNQVSFDVTAISDDPAWQPDVSNGAISEMLDGFDERVRKIAAGVDHYVKRSIHDIEPLRTWHNDSVVLVGDAAHAMCHHQGYGANSAIQDAGVLDESLRTGSLPDALEVYESLRKPLTDRYQALSRIIPTMQSGTIFHNVPEWAVRDEAVLAGVTQ, encoded by the coding sequence ATGAATAACAGCACAACGCGCTCGACCCGCGTGGCGGTGGTCGGTGCAGGAATCGCCGGCTCATCCGCGGCGTTCGCACTCCTTAACGCCGGTTACGACGTGCAACTTTTCGAGCAGGCGGCCGAGATCCGCGAGGTCGGTGCCGGCGTGGGGATCCGCGCCACGACGGCCAAGCATCTGCGACGGTGGGGGGTCTGGGAAGAATTCGCGTCGAGGAGCGCATTCAGCCCGCACATCCAAATCCGCGGTGCCAGGAACGAACTCTTCGTCCGTGAACGCTGGCCGCAGCTCACCGACGACCCCGGCGAAGAGCGCGCTCGGTTCATCCATCGAGCCGATCTCCTCGACATCTTCATGAGCCGAATCGGCCCCGATCGCGTTCACACCCGTCATCGGCTCGCATCGCTGGAGCAAGGTGGCGACGGTGCCCGTCTGGAGTTCGAGAACGGGCACGTGGCTGAGTTCGACCTCATCGTGGGCGCGGACGGCATCCGCTCCGTCGTGCGTGATTGTGTCTTCGGACCCACGCCGACCGTCTACTCGGGGTTCCACGCCTACCGAGCGATCGTCAATGACCCCGAGGCGTTCGAGCTCGCGCCGGACAACGCGTTGCGCATTCTGGTGGCGGACGGGATTCAGATCTATCTCGTACCACTGCATCATCGCAATCAGGTCTCCTTCGACGTCACGGCGATCTCGGACGACCCCGCGTGGCAGCCCGACGTGAGCAACGGGGCCATATCGGAGATGCTCGACGGCTTCGACGAGCGAGTGAGGAAAATCGCCGCCGGCGTCGATCACTACGTCAAACGATCGATCCACGACATCGAGCCTCTTCGCACCTGGCACAATGACTCGGTCGTCCTCGTGGGGGATGCCGCGCACGCGATGTGCCACCACCAGGGATACGGAGCGAACTCGGCGATCCAGGATGCGGGCGTCTTGGACGAATCGCTCCGCACAGGAAGCCTCCCGGACGCCCTCGAGGTGTACGAGAGTTTGAGGAAGCCGCTGACTGACCGGTATCAGGCCCTCTCGCGGATTATCCCCACCATGCAGAGCGGCACGATCTTCCACAACGTCCCGGAGTGGGCCGTTCGGGATGAAGCAGTCCTGGCGGGGGTGACCCAGTGA
- a CDS encoding MBL fold metallo-hydrolase, with product MGQFFAFTYHIAAEVPTLVDTATAGAPARDIAPSLEEAGRRLEDVRVILLTHGHLDHAGGAREVWQLTGGTADIAIHGEDVRLLERADAHLELHGRVNDQFLRGAADEELPRIVDTLFSGGVSPGIVLSGDETFDLGDATVRAVHTPGHSPGAVTYWIERVGRAFVGDAVQVHGGEMNRFPSYEDPARYRESLRLLLDIEPASLSLAHRFVTADGSVLPGHIDGADAVRKVITWSLEIEERIAEAASRHLSPDPTPDIDSPYHPFTRIAHDLHYQLDPTRFPSPFFITLGGYARSLGFTPITAP from the coding sequence GTGGGGCAGTTCTTCGCGTTCACCTATCACATCGCTGCCGAGGTGCCGACGCTCGTCGACACGGCGACCGCGGGCGCGCCGGCTCGCGATATCGCACCGTCGCTCGAAGAGGCCGGCCGGCGACTCGAGGACGTGCGAGTTATCCTCCTCACGCACGGCCATCTCGATCACGCGGGTGGAGCACGCGAGGTGTGGCAGCTCACGGGTGGCACGGCGGACATCGCGATCCACGGCGAGGACGTCCGCCTGCTCGAACGGGCCGACGCCCATCTCGAGCTCCACGGTCGAGTGAATGACCAGTTTCTGCGAGGAGCGGCCGACGAGGAGCTACCGCGGATCGTCGACACTCTGTTTTCCGGCGGCGTCTCGCCGGGCATCGTCTTGTCAGGGGATGAGACCTTCGACCTCGGAGATGCGACCGTCCGTGCGGTTCACACGCCCGGGCACAGTCCGGGAGCCGTCACCTATTGGATCGAGCGCGTGGGACGTGCATTCGTCGGTGACGCCGTTCAAGTGCATGGCGGGGAGATGAATCGATTCCCGTCGTACGAGGATCCAGCGCGGTACCGGGAGAGTCTTCGGCTCTTGCTGGATATAGAGCCAGCATCCCTCTCGCTTGCGCACCGGTTCGTGACGGCCGACGGATCAGTCCTGCCCGGACACATCGACGGCGCTGACGCCGTCCGCAAGGTAATCACGTGGAGCTTGGAGATCGAGGAGCGCATCGCCGAGGCGGCGAGCCGTCACCTGTCGCCTGACCCCACGCCGGACATCGACTCTCCCTACCACCCATTCACCCGGATCGCACACGATCTCCACTACCAACTAGACCCGACGCGGTTTCCCTCACCCTTCTTCATCACTCTGGGCGGGTATGCCCGGTCGCTTGGCTTCACGCCCATAACGGCTCCCTAG
- a CDS encoding phosphotriesterase family protein, with amino-acid sequence MGIVNTVLGAVPAEALGVTAMHEHISFGQPGWELNSRSWRPAHEVIALAEQMIGDFHGLGGRTYVELTGIGFGRDISRFRVIAKSTGVNFVACTGFWTGQGVRPFFRDKPVEYLADLFIKEITEGIDGTDAKAGIIKVGVQPYGLTELDERIYRAAGRAAAATGVPVVTHLAVDADRQLDLLESEGLAPERVILGHIDVSYDLDRARDIRVVTRGAYVGIDLIGYDSEKADAEHPAPAWARPRRGRLLQLVDLIQEGWADRLIISADANCAPLGWVSLPHSVAELLDSFVPEVRGEGIDEDLITQMLVRNPAALLTMTGS; translated from the coding sequence ATGGGCATTGTCAACACCGTTCTCGGGGCGGTCCCGGCCGAGGCGCTGGGCGTCACTGCGATGCACGAGCACATTAGTTTCGGCCAGCCAGGCTGGGAGCTCAATTCACGTTCGTGGCGTCCGGCGCACGAGGTGATCGCGCTTGCCGAGCAGATGATCGGCGATTTCCACGGCCTCGGCGGACGCACGTACGTTGAGCTGACCGGCATCGGCTTCGGCCGAGACATCTCGCGATTCCGTGTTATTGCCAAGAGCACCGGCGTCAACTTCGTCGCCTGCACAGGATTCTGGACGGGACAAGGAGTCCGCCCGTTCTTCCGCGACAAGCCGGTCGAGTACCTCGCCGATCTCTTCATCAAGGAAATCACCGAGGGGATCGACGGGACCGACGCCAAAGCGGGCATCATCAAGGTCGGCGTCCAGCCGTACGGGCTCACGGAACTCGACGAGAGGATCTATCGCGCCGCCGGTCGCGCCGCAGCGGCGACCGGCGTGCCTGTTGTTACGCACCTGGCCGTCGATGCTGATCGCCAACTGGATCTGCTGGAGAGTGAGGGGCTCGCTCCCGAGCGGGTCATCCTCGGGCACATCGATGTGTCCTACGACCTTGACCGCGCGCGCGACATCCGCGTCGTCACCCGTGGAGCGTACGTGGGAATCGATCTCATCGGATATGACTCGGAGAAAGCCGACGCCGAGCACCCCGCCCCCGCGTGGGCTCGACCTCGGCGCGGTCGCCTCCTTCAGCTCGTCGATCTCATCCAGGAAGGCTGGGCAGATCGGCTGATCATCTCCGCCGACGCAAACTGCGCACCGCTCGGATGGGTGTCGCTGCCCCACTCAGTCGCCGAGCTCCTAGATTCCTTCGTCCCCGAGGTCCGTGGCGAGGGCATCGATGAGGACCTCATCACTCAGATGCTCGTCCGCAATCCCGCCGCGCTACTCACGATGACCGGGAGCTGA
- a CDS encoding phosphotriesterase, giving the protein MMAVRGARAVRVAGRVLIAEKLLEIMPGAELAPEVEIDRARMFDTLREALLAFREAGGGTIVDVGGMTMGRDPELYQLLSQATGVEIVVATGFGAEWCVGSYWTKPISLTQNPPVMTSPDQLQEIFDAELAEGLVVPPRTRVGRAGMVLVAGSDDGTTEFDEIATRAGARAARIAGVAVFACPGGDPLRLLEILGEEDVDPARVIVGSMDLRRMIDAGIPFQVAERGAVVALDHIATAGRPGFATHRELAELVRALLDAGHAGRILVSDGAVGVSIGGEADAQDGFLAVMCDFIFALRDVGVSEESIDEILERTPQRLLSIHDRSES; this is encoded by the coding sequence ATGATGGCCGTTCGTGGCGCCCGGGCGGTGCGCGTAGCCGGAAGGGTCCTTATCGCCGAGAAGCTGCTCGAGATCATGCCGGGTGCGGAACTCGCACCCGAGGTCGAGATCGATCGTGCGAGGATGTTCGACACTCTTCGGGAGGCGCTCTTAGCGTTCCGTGAGGCGGGGGGCGGAACGATCGTGGATGTCGGCGGCATGACGATGGGTCGCGACCCGGAGCTCTACCAGCTGCTTAGCCAGGCGACGGGGGTTGAGATCGTCGTCGCCACGGGTTTCGGAGCCGAATGGTGCGTGGGTTCGTATTGGACCAAGCCCATCTCGCTCACGCAGAACCCGCCGGTGATGACGTCCCCCGATCAGCTGCAGGAAATCTTCGACGCCGAACTCGCCGAGGGACTCGTTGTGCCACCGCGAACACGAGTCGGTCGCGCGGGGATGGTGCTCGTTGCCGGTTCCGACGACGGAACCACCGAGTTCGACGAGATCGCGACCCGCGCGGGTGCTCGCGCCGCCCGAATCGCGGGAGTCGCCGTCTTCGCCTGCCCTGGCGGCGATCCGCTACGTCTTCTCGAGATCCTCGGCGAAGAAGACGTCGACCCTGCGAGAGTCATTGTGGGTTCGATGGATCTGCGGAGGATGATCGATGCCGGCATCCCCTTCCAGGTCGCGGAGCGAGGTGCCGTCGTCGCGCTCGATCACATCGCTACAGCCGGCCGTCCGGGGTTCGCGACGCACCGTGAGTTGGCGGAGTTGGTGCGCGCTCTGCTCGACGCCGGGCATGCGGGACGAATCCTGGTGTCGGACGGCGCGGTGGGAGTGTCGATCGGCGGCGAGGCGGATGCACAGGACGGATTCCTTGCAGTCATGTGCGATTTCATCTTCGCGCTCCGAGATGTCGGGGTGAGCGAGGAATCGATCGACGAGATCCTCGAGCGCACTCCTCAGCGCCTCCTTTCCATTCACGACAGAAGCGAGTCCTGA
- a CDS encoding fumarylacetoacetate hydrolase family protein encodes MDGADAIDVARASRGSFSADPQSIFETWAEFGIWAKTGLTDAPREPVNFGELQCPIPAPRQLFAVGLNYGAHNTEVKRSSSAAPVVFTKFVSSISGPYDPVHHPGGDLDWEAELVVVIGRGGHHISVDAAWGHVAGLTVGQDFSERVSQRTGSPPQWSLAKSYAGFAPLGPVIVTPDEFARPDDLAIQARVNGEIVQSARTSELIFGVPELISYLSEIVTLLPGDVIFTGTPAGTGIGMNPQRFLMAGDVVETTIEGIGSLRNVVTADSELV; translated from the coding sequence ATGGATGGCGCCGACGCCATTGATGTCGCCCGGGCGAGCCGGGGCTCCTTCTCAGCCGACCCTCAGAGCATCTTCGAAACGTGGGCGGAGTTCGGGATCTGGGCGAAGACAGGGTTGACCGATGCGCCCCGTGAACCTGTCAATTTTGGGGAACTTCAGTGCCCGATACCGGCGCCGCGACAGCTGTTCGCGGTTGGTCTGAATTACGGGGCTCACAACACCGAGGTGAAGCGCTCGTCGTCGGCAGCCCCGGTCGTCTTCACGAAGTTTGTCTCGAGCATCTCTGGGCCCTATGATCCCGTGCACCATCCGGGCGGCGATCTGGATTGGGAGGCTGAGCTTGTCGTCGTCATCGGGCGCGGCGGTCATCACATCTCCGTCGACGCAGCGTGGGGCCATGTCGCGGGCCTCACGGTCGGCCAGGACTTCAGCGAACGGGTTTCGCAGCGGACGGGGTCGCCCCCGCAATGGTCACTCGCGAAGTCGTACGCCGGCTTCGCTCCCCTGGGTCCCGTCATCGTGACGCCCGACGAGTTCGCGCGCCCCGATGACCTCGCCATACAGGCGCGCGTGAACGGCGAGATCGTTCAGTCCGCCAGGACCTCGGAGTTGATCTTCGGTGTTCCCGAGCTCATTTCGTATCTCTCCGAGATCGTCACCTTGCTCCCGGGAGACGTCATCTTCACCGGCACACCCGCGGGGACCGGCATCGGCATGAACCCGCAACGCTTTCTCATGGCAGGTGACGTGGTTGAGACGACCATCGAGGGCATTGGCTCCCTGCGGAACGTCGTGACCGCCGACAGTGAGTTGGTCTGA
- a CDS encoding polysaccharide deacetylase family protein, translated as MRRLSLTFDNGPVVGVTDRVLDMLDAHGAPATFFVIASRLRDPQLMALAAQTRTRGHRIGNHTLTHSAMFGDIDDPAFAAQEIHEAQRLIGDLSDEDLLFRPTGKGGHLGPRLLSQDAVSALAAGQHTLVLWNSVPRDWEQQDSWPDAALASLEDSEWTVLVLHDTTSAIDELPRFLREVERLGIELRTDFPDDCVPMRRGRLEGDITSLVQDANGEEHPR; from the coding sequence ATGCGACGGCTTAGTCTGACCTTCGACAACGGGCCTGTCGTCGGCGTGACGGATCGTGTGCTGGACATGCTCGACGCGCACGGTGCACCCGCCACCTTCTTCGTCATCGCATCACGCCTGCGCGACCCTCAGCTCATGGCCCTCGCCGCGCAGACGCGAACACGAGGGCATCGCATCGGCAATCACACTCTCACACACTCCGCGATGTTCGGCGACATCGACGACCCCGCCTTCGCGGCGCAGGAGATCCATGAGGCTCAGCGCCTCATCGGCGATCTCTCCGACGAGGATCTGCTCTTCCGTCCGACGGGCAAAGGGGGGCACCTCGGCCCGAGGCTGCTCAGCCAGGACGCCGTGAGCGCTCTGGCTGCCGGTCAACACACCCTCGTGCTGTGGAACAGTGTGCCGCGCGATTGGGAGCAGCAGGATTCCTGGCCGGATGCTGCCCTCGCGAGCCTCGAGGATTCGGAGTGGACGGTGCTGGTTCTGCACGACACGACATCAGCGATCGACGAGCTGCCCAGGTTCCTCCGGGAGGTCGAGCGTCTCGGCATCGAGTTGCGGACCGACTTCCCCGACGATTGCGTCCCGATGCGCCGTGGGCGCCTCGAGGGAGACATCACGAGTCTCGTGCAGGATGCTAACGGGGAGGAACATCCCCGTTAG
- a CDS encoding ATP-binding cassette domain-containing protein: protein MMLEVQSLQKSFDTSSGPLNVISDVSFSVAAGELVSIVGPSGAGKTTLLRCISGLMQPTSGSVELVGSPVLAPPKEMACVFQDYSRSLFPWFKVQRNVELPLYNKFKSTAERKERVRRALSEVGLTGFENSYPWQLSGGMQQRVAIARGLAYEPSVLLMDEPFASVDAQTRADLEDLVLKVRDDLGITIVLVTHDIDEAVYLSDRVVVMSARPSTVVEVLPVDLPRGRDQISTKEIPRFAELRSHVLTLIRSRGDREPVGPPSSSDETIAPHQLAPHSESHPGAQP from the coding sequence ATGATGCTCGAAGTACAGTCACTGCAGAAATCGTTCGACACGAGCTCGGGCCCCTTGAATGTCATCTCGGATGTGTCGTTCTCGGTGGCCGCCGGCGAGCTGGTGAGCATCGTCGGGCCGTCTGGTGCCGGTAAGACCACTCTGTTGCGCTGCATCTCCGGACTGATGCAGCCGACGAGTGGGTCTGTCGAGCTCGTAGGCTCACCGGTCCTCGCGCCGCCGAAGGAGATGGCCTGCGTATTCCAGGACTACAGCCGTTCCCTCTTCCCGTGGTTCAAAGTGCAACGGAATGTCGAGCTTCCGCTCTATAACAAGTTCAAGTCCACTGCCGAGCGCAAGGAACGCGTCCGACGGGCGCTCAGCGAGGTCGGCCTCACGGGCTTCGAGAACAGCTACCCGTGGCAGTTGTCAGGCGGGATGCAGCAACGCGTCGCGATCGCGCGCGGCCTGGCGTACGAACCGTCGGTCCTACTCATGGACGAACCGTTCGCGTCCGTCGATGCACAGACGCGCGCAGATCTTGAGGATCTCGTACTTAAGGTGAGAGATGACCTCGGGATCACGATCGTGCTCGTCACTCACGACATCGACGAGGCCGTCTACCTTAGCGACCGCGTCGTGGTCATGTCCGCTCGGCCGTCCACCGTAGTCGAGGTCCTTCCGGTCGACCTGCCTCGCGGACGCGATCAGATCTCGACCAAGGAGATTCCTCGATTCGCCGAGCTGCGATCACACGTCCTGACCCTCATCCGATCGCGAGGTGACCGCGAGCCGGTTGGCCCGCCGTCGAGTTCCGACGAAACCATTGCGCCGCATCAACTGGCGCCTCATTCCGAATCGCACCCGGGAGCACAGCCATGA
- a CDS encoding ABC transporter permease — MTNLAARGRVARRPNRRRRGPARIFVYLAVPLAAIALWWLLSAGSDSLFFPPLSDILDRFRQMWVFAQFGSDVLPSLGRMFAGFILAVIGGVAVGVLLGSVRPLYQAVSPLIHFGRAIPAPALLPIAMMMLGVGDQMKILLIGFVCIFPVLLNTIDAVASLDRGHEDVTRVFHFTRTQRVVYVLLPYSLPRIVAGARISLSIALIMMIVTEMLAGTNGIGFVTLQAQQAFDIRGMWAGMILLGLIGALLSIAFLWMERRLLTWNPNVSES, encoded by the coding sequence ATGACTAACCTCGCTGCTAGGGGCCGAGTCGCGCGACGACCGAATCGCCGCCGCCGCGGACCCGCACGCATTTTCGTCTATCTGGCCGTACCACTCGCCGCGATCGCGCTGTGGTGGCTGCTGAGCGCGGGAAGCGACTCGCTGTTCTTTCCCCCGCTCAGCGACATCCTCGATCGATTCCGCCAAATGTGGGTGTTCGCGCAATTTGGTAGCGACGTGCTGCCGAGTCTGGGACGGATGTTCGCCGGCTTCATCCTGGCGGTCATCGGCGGCGTCGCCGTCGGAGTCCTGCTCGGCAGCGTGCGGCCGCTCTACCAGGCCGTCAGCCCCTTGATCCATTTCGGTCGTGCGATACCCGCGCCGGCCCTGCTGCCGATCGCAATGATGATGCTCGGAGTCGGCGACCAGATGAAGATTCTCCTCATCGGATTCGTGTGCATCTTCCCAGTCCTACTGAACACGATCGACGCTGTCGCCTCATTGGACCGGGGGCACGAGGATGTCACACGCGTCTTCCACTTCACGCGGACGCAGCGAGTGGTCTACGTCCTGCTGCCCTACTCGCTGCCTCGAATAGTCGCCGGCGCCAGGATCTCGCTCAGCATCGCGTTGATCATGATGATCGTCACGGAGATGCTCGCGGGAACCAACGGGATTGGATTCGTCACCCTGCAAGCCCAGCAGGCCTTCGATATTCGCGGCATGTGGGCCGGGATGATCCTCCTCGGTCTCATCGGTGCACTACTCAGCATCGCCTTCCTGTGGATGGAACGTCGCCTGCTCACCTGGAACCCCAACGTCTCGGAGTCATGA
- a CDS encoding ABC transporter permease subunit: MLAWEVLARAELIPSQLSSPSAVVPWLWTAAGTAAFWDDLAATMFQWLIGLLIATVAGIGGGLLVGTNRVLSALLQAPIEFLRPIPAIIYLPLLLLLFGATPEVAYWLAAVGAVWPVFFQTVYGLQSLDPLAMETARMFGFSRRQRIFDVLLPGVAPSIATGVRIAASIALVVVVTVQIVGSIPGIGATLRNSQINGIYPAVYGLTLVIGGIGLMANLGMERLEPKLLKWHQPYRPAT; this comes from the coding sequence GTGCTCGCGTGGGAGGTGCTCGCCCGCGCAGAGCTCATCCCGTCGCAGTTGTCTTCGCCCTCCGCGGTCGTACCTTGGCTGTGGACGGCAGCGGGCACCGCCGCTTTCTGGGATGATCTCGCCGCCACGATGTTCCAGTGGCTGATCGGGCTCCTAATCGCGACCGTGGCGGGCATCGGCGGCGGGTTGCTGGTGGGCACCAACCGCGTTCTCTCCGCACTGCTCCAGGCGCCGATCGAGTTCCTGCGCCCCATTCCCGCGATCATTTATCTGCCGCTGCTTCTCCTTCTGTTCGGAGCGACGCCGGAAGTCGCCTACTGGCTCGCTGCCGTAGGAGCGGTGTGGCCAGTCTTCTTCCAGACCGTCTACGGCCTGCAGTCGCTGGATCCGTTGGCGATGGAGACTGCACGGATGTTTGGCTTCTCACGCCGACAGCGAATCTTCGATGTGCTGCTGCCTGGAGTAGCGCCCTCCATCGCGACCGGTGTCCGGATCGCTGCATCGATCGCCCTCGTCGTCGTCGTCACCGTGCAGATTGTCGGAAGCATCCCGGGTATCGGTGCAACGTTGCGCAACAGTCAGATCAATGGCATTTATCCCGCAGTGTACGGGCTGACGCTCGTCATCGGCGGCATCGGACTCATGGCGAATCTCGGCATGGAGCGTCTTGAGCCGAAGCTACTCAAGTGGCACCAGCCATATCGGCCGGCGACGTGA
- a CDS encoding ABC transporter substrate-binding protein has protein sequence MINFTVMKLAQEKGFFEANGLDVELKDGGSGANAVSLMLNGQVNVVPTHLGVGITAVSEGIPIVVASGLTGEVDGEQGPTYSTLAAPGSGISSFGDLGGKTVGIHSTSCCWAEFTARAAAAEGVDSSTISFIQVPFANQLQALESGQVDAITTVQPFITIGSADATVLGSTVLTALDSDDAIGAIALMSQAFIDENPTVLEAWQKSIAEAAAYATENPDEMRALISAETGMDPALVASMPLSEWSATFSEAEYDAFVSFMVDSGVVSADKAPTSDELVAPGVFG, from the coding sequence GTGATCAACTTCACCGTCATGAAGCTCGCGCAAGAAAAGGGCTTCTTCGAAGCGAACGGGCTCGACGTCGAACTGAAGGACGGTGGCTCGGGGGCCAACGCGGTCAGTCTTATGCTAAACGGCCAGGTCAACGTTGTTCCGACGCACCTTGGGGTCGGCATCACCGCAGTTTCGGAAGGTATTCCCATCGTGGTGGCGAGCGGTTTGACCGGAGAGGTGGATGGTGAGCAGGGGCCGACATACTCGACGCTCGCCGCGCCGGGCTCCGGCATTAGTTCGTTCGGAGACCTCGGGGGCAAGACGGTCGGAATCCACTCGACCTCGTGCTGCTGGGCAGAGTTCACGGCCCGCGCTGCGGCCGCGGAAGGGGTCGACTCGTCCACGATCAGCTTCATCCAGGTTCCCTTCGCAAATCAGCTTCAGGCGCTCGAGAGCGGCCAAGTCGATGCGATCACGACGGTCCAGCCCTTCATCACCATCGGGTCCGCGGACGCCACCGTCCTGGGTAGTACGGTCCTGACCGCGCTCGACAGTGACGACGCGATCGGAGCGATTGCGCTGATGTCTCAGGCATTCATCGACGAGAATCCGACGGTCCTTGAGGCCTGGCAGAAGTCCATCGCAGAAGCGGCCGCGTACGCCACGGAGAACCCGGATGAGATGCGCGCGCTCATCAGTGCCGAGACCGGGATGGACCCCGCGCTTGTGGCGTCCATGCCGCTTTCGGAGTGGTCGGCGACGTTCAGCGAGGCCGAGTACGACGCGTTCGTGAGCTTCATGGTCGACAGTGGGGTAGTCAGCGCGGACAAGGCGCCCACGAGCGACGAGCTTGTCGCGCCAGGGGTCTTTGGATGA
- a CDS encoding GntR family transcriptional regulator, with amino-acid sequence MAKIDRTSGVPIYRQIKQILVADIEASDGAGPVMTEEELLRRFRVSRAPIRQALRELSDEGVVYRERAKGTFPVRRSQVKRPSALKFGGLISYLQDRGLHPVTEVAELDRSRPPASVAASLELAPDEDVFTFSRQIALEGGAPVFWARLFIRSPEEFRPTAEELKQSGSAFSLLARDHGINITRSEHVVWLTGATPEESRGLQVPEGSPVLVVETLGFTKDGRPGTWRRSAQLPDELKLVFESNDPLWG; translated from the coding sequence ATGGCCAAGATCGATCGAACGTCCGGGGTGCCGATCTACCGTCAGATCAAGCAGATCCTCGTCGCGGACATTGAGGCTTCCGATGGCGCTGGCCCGGTAATGACCGAGGAGGAACTCCTCCGCCGGTTCCGTGTGAGTCGCGCACCCATTCGTCAGGCACTGCGTGAGCTATCGGACGAAGGCGTGGTTTACCGTGAGCGTGCAAAGGGGACCTTCCCCGTGCGACGTTCTCAGGTGAAACGACCGTCCGCCCTCAAGTTCGGTGGTCTTATCTCCTACTTGCAGGATCGGGGTCTTCACCCCGTCACCGAAGTGGCGGAACTTGACCGGAGCAGGCCGCCGGCGTCTGTTGCAGCGTCCCTTGAGCTCGCCCCAGATGAGGACGTGTTCACCTTCAGTCGGCAGATTGCACTCGAGGGTGGGGCGCCCGTCTTCTGGGCGCGTCTGTTCATCCGCAGCCCTGAGGAGTTCCGGCCAACGGCCGAAGAGCTCAAGCAGAGCGGATCTGCCTTCTCACTGCTCGCTCGCGACCATGGCATCAATATCACTCGATCGGAACATGTCGTGTGGCTTACAGGTGCCACCCCCGAAGAGTCTCGCGGTCTGCAGGTTCCGGAGGGGTCGCCGGTGCTCGTCGTCGAGACGCTTGGCTTCACGAAGGATGGCCGACCGGGCACATGGCGCAGATCTGCCCAGCTGCCCGATGAGCTCAAGCTGGTGTTCGAGTCAAATGATCCCCTCTGGGGCTGA
- a CDS encoding amidohydrolase family protein, with product MRTIATEEAFQTKAFRTDEADRVARGIGTPRFDILDAYMGWSSGAFMEVLGDLGAGRLADMDRWGIDMQVLGHTNMQMIGLDEEQERVLVTEANNELAEVIRAHPDRFAGWAVLPMRDPVAAIHELQRVVRTPGICGVMVNGAAQTGGVFLDDARYRPLLRAAAENQIPIYIHPGFPPPAVNAAYHEGFSPAVTLSLMSSGWSWHAETGLHALRLMLAGVFDELPDLQIVIGHMGEMMPFMLGRMEMWFPRQTTGLDRTIGDYFRENFYITTSGFFDPAPLQCALSTIGADRILFAVDYPYSRNEEARAFLDHLGIARSDLEKITHRNAERLLKLG from the coding sequence ATGAGGACTATCGCGACTGAAGAAGCCTTCCAGACGAAGGCATTCCGAACGGACGAGGCGGACCGAGTCGCCAGGGGAATCGGTACCCCTCGGTTCGACATCCTCGATGCGTATATGGGCTGGTCCTCTGGGGCATTCATGGAGGTGCTCGGCGACTTGGGTGCCGGACGACTGGCGGACATGGATCGCTGGGGCATCGACATGCAGGTGTTGGGACATACCAACATGCAGATGATCGGTCTAGACGAAGAGCAAGAGCGAGTGCTGGTCACCGAAGCCAACAACGAACTCGCCGAGGTCATCCGCGCGCACCCCGATCGCTTTGCCGGTTGGGCAGTTCTGCCCATGCGGGACCCTGTCGCGGCTATCCATGAGCTGCAGCGGGTGGTCCGGACGCCGGGGATCTGCGGCGTCATGGTGAACGGAGCGGCGCAGACCGGCGGCGTCTTCCTCGACGATGCCCGATACCGCCCGCTCCTACGTGCGGCGGCCGAGAACCAGATCCCAATCTACATTCACCCGGGCTTCCCGCCGCCCGCGGTCAATGCCGCCTACCACGAGGGATTCAGTCCCGCCGTGACGCTCAGCTTGATGTCATCGGGATGGAGCTGGCACGCCGAGACAGGATTGCACGCGCTCCGCCTGATGCTTGCCGGAGTCTTCGACGAGCTCCCTGATCTCCAGATTGTGATTGGGCACATGGGCGAGATGATGCCATTCATGCTCGGGCGCATGGAGATGTGGTTCCCTCGGCAAACGACAGGGCTCGATCGCACGATCGGCGACTACTTCCGTGAGAACTTCTACATCACCACGAGCGGATTCTTCGACCCGGCACCCCTGCAATGCGCCCTGAGCACCATCGGCGCCGACCGCATCCTATTCGCCGTCGACTACCCCTACAGCCGGAATGAAGAGGCACGCGCGTTCCTCGACCACCTGGGCATTGCTCGATCGGACCTCGAGAAGATCACGCACCGCAACGCTGAGCGCCTCCTCAAG